From the Alloalcanivorax dieselolei B5 genome, one window contains:
- a CDS encoding SaoD/DsrE family protein yields the protein MKVAYVFATHMASTFKLATMILPQLEADHHGAEVVGMFFFDDNLICLRQGDPIGERLARVARQKDILLMMCDQCAVRRNLAEGTFEQCGSGEAKAKDTVEGVQAGCFPQLYNAQGGNPPDHIITL from the coding sequence ATGAAAGTCGCCTACGTCTTCGCTACCCACATGGCCTCCACCTTCAAACTAGCCACCATGATCCTGCCCCAGCTCGAAGCCGATCACCATGGCGCCGAGGTCGTCGGTATGTTCTTCTTCGATGACAATCTCATTTGTCTGCGTCAAGGCGATCCAATTGGGGAGCGCCTAGCCCGAGTTGCCAGACAGAAGGACATTTTGCTGATGATGTGTGATCAATGCGCGGTACGGCGCAATCTGGCCGAGGGCACCTTCGAGCAATGCGGCAGCGGCGAGGCCAAAGCAAAAGATACGGTTGAAGGCGTGCAAGCCGGCTGCTTCCCTCAGCTTTACAACGCCCAGGGAGGGAACCCACCTGATCACATTATCAC
- a CDS encoding patatin-like phospholipase family protein, whose translation MASGSLPLGFPWTVIDGKAYWDGGIVSNSPLDFLIHHYGSDGKRVYTVDLFSRAQVRF comes from the coding sequence CTGGCGAGCGGCAGCCTGCCGCTGGGTTTCCCCTGGACGGTCATTGACGGCAAGGCCTACTGGGACGGTGGCATTGTCAGCAACTCACCACTTGATTTTCTCATCCATCACTACGGTTCGGACGGGAAGCGCGTTTATACCGTCGATCTGTTTTCTCGGGCACAAGTCCGCTTTTGA
- a CDS encoding efflux RND transporter permease subunit: MSGPVRVQQVNELAQLVEPIPGNRHEFLQPIQMRFNELLAGVRTELVIKVYGDDFDQLEQLGMAIETAIGDVEGIADIQMEQTAPAYRC; encoded by the coding sequence GTGAGCGGCCCCGTCCGGGTGCAGCAGGTCAATGAACTGGCGCAATTGGTTGAGCCGATCCCCGGCAACCGCCACGAATTCCTGCAGCCAATCCAGATGCGCTTCAACGAGCTGCTCGCCGGCGTGCGCACGGAATTGGTTATCAAGGTGTACGGCGACGACTTCGATCAGCTGGAGCAACTGGGCATGGCTATCGAGACCGCTATCGGCGACGTGGAGGGCATCGCCGATATCCAGATGGAGCAGACCGCACCGGCCTACCGATGCTGA
- a CDS encoding metal-dependent hydrolase, with protein MSAISIQPRKVDFDVSSVPRHWNGGDPVLTRFFDALSVHFPEGERFFIQSVRHFQDQVTDQRLREDIRHFIRQEGQHGIVHDRFNDVMEAQGIDVDQITRNLRRFIRTTQKYMPEKYQLAMTAAFEHFTATLGEAMLKDETDMFRDADPVMRAMFLWHGVEEVEHKAVAYDVYRTAAGGGYLTRASALVVAMLMVHLVVGPVFVNMLRLDGAMRRPTVVLRGLNRLYGHRGILTRMLPEFIAWFRPGFHPWETGMPEKVAAWLKEYGEHGDPMRASAAVYETEPVSEAA; from the coding sequence ATGAGCGCAATCTCTATTCAGCCCCGTAAAGTAGATTTCGACGTGTCCTCTGTGCCGCGCCACTGGAATGGCGGTGATCCTGTTTTAACCCGTTTTTTTGACGCCTTGTCGGTGCACTTCCCCGAGGGGGAGCGGTTTTTTATCCAGTCGGTGCGTCATTTCCAGGATCAGGTGACGGACCAGCGCTTGCGTGAAGATATTCGCCATTTCATTCGTCAGGAGGGGCAGCACGGTATTGTCCATGATCGTTTCAATGACGTGATGGAGGCGCAGGGAATCGATGTCGATCAAATTACCCGCAACCTGCGTCGTTTTATTCGTACGACACAGAAATACATGCCGGAAAAGTATCAACTGGCGATGACCGCGGCTTTCGAGCATTTTACCGCCACTCTGGGCGAGGCGATGCTCAAGGATGAAACGGATATGTTCCGAGATGCGGATCCGGTAATGCGGGCGATGTTTCTCTGGCATGGTGTGGAAGAGGTTGAGCACAAGGCAGTGGCGTACGATGTATACCGAACCGCGGCAGGCGGGGGTTATTTGACTCGCGCTTCGGCCTTGGTGGTTGCCATGCTGATGGTGCACCTGGTCGTCGGACCGGTGTTCGTGAATATGTTGCGTCTTGACGGTGCGATGCGACGGCCGACGGTAGTGCTGCGTGGTCTAAACCGGCTCTACGGTCATCGCGGTATTCTGACCCGCATGTTGCCCGAGTTTATTGCGTGGTTCCGTCCGGGATTCCACCCCTGGGAAACGGGCATGCCGGAGAAAGTCGCGGCATGGTTGAAGGAGTACGGAGAGCATGGTGATCCGATGCGGGCATCGGCCGCCGTATATGAAACCGAGCCGGTGAGCGAGGCCGCCTGA